From Candidatus Sphingomonas colombiensis, one genomic window encodes:
- a CDS encoding Flp family type IVb pilin: protein MSTIKHLLKDDSGASAAEYALILAIVGTGIAAAAYTLGGSISNAMNKASNCINSAGGNVAPTC, encoded by the coding sequence ATGAGCACTATCAAGCATCTTCTGAAAGACGACAGCGGCGCTTCGGCGGCCGAATATGCGCTGATCCTGGCGATCGTCGGCACCGGCATCGCCGCTGCTGCCTATACGCTGGGCGGTTCGATCAGCAACGCGATGAACAAAGCCTCGAACTGCATCAACAGCGCTGGTGGAAACGTTGCACCCACGTGCTGA
- the cpaB gene encoding Flp pilus assembly protein CpaB has product MGVAILLGFAAVFLANSYLGRVEQRQANSPQGTVKVAVARVPLEFGAQITADKVRLVDWPAEALPVGTFTSLPQLLPMNHTRVVLRPMTANEPILRSKISGEGGRAAISAVLSPDKRAVAVRVGDVAGVGGFVLPGDVVDVLVTRTPTGPNSGGRQITDVLLQKVRVIAVDQDANDNSDKPAIGKTATLEVAQVDAQKLALAQQVGQLSLALANPAADVTPVVGTVSTEDLRDGAFVAGVADARPRYQPRPVVYTRPPRVARPAAPNPDLATITVVRGTKDSSYEVGSYVGR; this is encoded by the coding sequence TTGGGCGTCGCGATCCTGCTGGGGTTCGCGGCGGTTTTCCTTGCCAATTCCTATCTTGGCCGGGTCGAGCAGCGACAGGCCAACTCACCGCAGGGAACCGTGAAGGTGGCGGTGGCGCGTGTACCGCTGGAATTCGGCGCGCAGATCACTGCGGACAAGGTGCGCCTGGTCGATTGGCCGGCGGAGGCGCTGCCGGTCGGCACGTTCACTTCTCTCCCGCAGCTTCTGCCGATGAACCATACCCGCGTCGTGCTGCGCCCCATGACCGCGAACGAGCCGATCCTGCGCTCCAAGATTTCGGGCGAAGGTGGTCGCGCCGCGATCTCCGCCGTGCTGAGCCCCGACAAGCGAGCGGTTGCCGTTCGCGTTGGCGATGTGGCCGGCGTGGGTGGTTTCGTGCTGCCCGGCGACGTGGTCGACGTGCTGGTGACGCGCACTCCGACGGGGCCGAACAGCGGGGGCCGCCAGATCACGGACGTTCTGTTGCAGAAGGTTCGCGTCATCGCGGTCGATCAGGACGCCAACGACAATTCCGACAAACCCGCCATCGGCAAGACGGCGACGCTGGAGGTGGCGCAGGTCGATGCCCAGAAGCTCGCGCTCGCGCAGCAGGTGGGGCAGCTAAGCCTCGCGCTGGCCAATCCGGCGGCGGACGTGACCCCCGTGGTGGGGACGGTCAGCACCGAAGATCTGCGCGACGGCGCGTTCGTCGCCGGCGTCGCCGATGCGCGGCCCCGCTATCAGCCAAGACCGGTGGTTTACACGCGCCCGCCACGCGTCGCGCGGCCCGCCGCTCCCAACCCCGACCTCGCGACGATCACGGTCGTCCGCGGCACCAAGGATAGCAGCTATGAGGTGGGTAGCTATGTCGGTCGCTGA